The following proteins are co-located in the Microbacterium immunditiarum genome:
- a CDS encoding DegT/DnrJ/EryC1/StrS family aminotransferase, protein MTSTPTGYPLATTTWDEAEYAALQRVIASGRFTMGPLVREYEAAFAAHFGAEFGVMVNSGSSANLIAVAAAVLDPRIDLNRGDEVIVPAVSWPTTYYPLSQYGLRPRFVDIDLDTLNLDLDLAEEAIGPRTRAIFAVNLLGNPNDFDRLRAIAARHGLVLLEDNCESLGAVHQGVNAGTAGLAGTFSSFFSHHIATMEGGMILTDDEQLYQEMLSLRAHGWTRELSDANFVHDKAGDAWEDLFRFVLPGYNVRPLEMEGALGLEQLKKVPDLIAGRRENAAYFRERFAGIDSVRLQRETGESSWFGFSLVLERALAGRRRELVRAFDEAGIESRPVVAGNFTRNPVMAHLDAVVPESLPAADKVHVDGLFVGNHHFPVREGIDRVAEIVSRVAAA, encoded by the coding sequence ATGACCTCGACGCCCACCGGTTACCCCCTCGCGACCACGACTTGGGACGAGGCGGAGTACGCCGCGCTCCAGAGGGTCATCGCGAGTGGGCGGTTCACGATGGGTCCGCTCGTCCGGGAGTACGAGGCCGCCTTCGCGGCGCATTTCGGCGCAGAGTTCGGCGTCATGGTGAACTCGGGGAGCTCCGCCAACCTGATCGCTGTGGCGGCGGCTGTGCTCGACCCGCGCATCGATCTGAACCGCGGCGACGAGGTCATCGTGCCCGCGGTGTCGTGGCCGACGACGTACTACCCGCTCAGCCAGTACGGCTTGCGACCGCGCTTCGTCGATATCGACCTGGACACACTCAACCTCGACCTCGACCTCGCCGAAGAGGCGATCGGCCCCCGCACCAGGGCGATCTTCGCAGTGAACCTACTCGGCAACCCGAACGACTTCGACCGCCTGCGCGCGATCGCCGCGCGGCACGGCCTGGTCCTGCTCGAGGACAACTGCGAGTCGCTCGGCGCCGTCCACCAGGGCGTGAACGCCGGAACGGCCGGCCTCGCAGGCACGTTCAGCTCGTTCTTCTCGCACCACATCGCGACGATGGAGGGCGGGATGATCCTCACCGATGACGAGCAGCTGTATCAGGAGATGCTGTCCCTTCGCGCCCATGGCTGGACGCGTGAGCTCTCCGACGCGAACTTCGTCCATGACAAGGCGGGCGATGCGTGGGAGGATCTCTTCCGCTTCGTCCTTCCCGGCTACAACGTCCGTCCGCTCGAGATGGAGGGAGCCCTCGGCCTGGAGCAGCTCAAGAAGGTGCCCGACCTCATCGCCGGCCGGCGCGAGAATGCCGCCTACTTCCGGGAGCGGTTCGCGGGCATCGACTCGGTGCGCCTGCAGCGCGAGACCGGCGAGAGCAGCTGGTTCGGGTTCTCGCTGGTCCTGGAGCGTGCACTCGCCGGCCGTCGCCGCGAACTCGTGCGCGCGTTCGACGAGGCCGGGATCGAGTCCCGCCCCGTCGTCGCCGGCAACTTCACGCGCAATCCCGTGATGGCGCATCTCGATGCCGTCGTGCCCGAATCACTGCCGGCAGCGGATAAGGTGCACGTCGACGGCCTGTTCGTCGGCAACCACCACTTCCCGGTCCGCGAGGGGATCGACCGGGTCGCTGAGATCGTGTCGCGGGTGGCCGCCGCCTAG
- a CDS encoding NAD-dependent epimerase/dehydratase family protein, with translation MRALLTGGGGMLGSSIAAAWRRLRPDDELTVLTRKDADLRDARATHDAVAAARPDLVIHTAAFVGGIADKIARPLPYLLENVRIDASMLTAAVELEVPSYLYIGSAAAYPADAVSPIPETALFGGRLEQANEPYGLAKLTGLIGVEYAARQTGGVYRAILPSNLYGPGDSFGPNRAHLIASTLLKTHLAKRAGEPTVEVWGDGTARREFTYAPDLAEWIVREANAIGAWPPLMNVGDGEDHSIREYYEVAAEVVGYSGGLSFDPTKPSGVPRRLIDSSLARAQGWSAHTTLRDGMAQCYRAFLETFANGAAS, from the coding sequence GTGCGTGCACTGCTGACCGGCGGGGGCGGGATGCTGGGCTCCAGCATCGCCGCCGCGTGGAGACGGCTGCGTCCTGACGACGAGCTGACGGTCCTGACCCGGAAGGACGCCGACCTCCGCGATGCGCGTGCGACGCACGACGCCGTCGCCGCGGCGCGCCCGGATCTCGTGATCCACACCGCGGCGTTCGTCGGCGGCATCGCAGACAAGATCGCTCGCCCGCTGCCATACCTGCTCGAGAATGTGCGCATCGACGCGAGCATGCTCACCGCCGCGGTCGAACTCGAGGTGCCCTCATATCTCTACATCGGAAGTGCGGCGGCCTACCCGGCCGACGCGGTGAGCCCGATCCCCGAGACGGCGCTGTTCGGCGGGCGGCTCGAGCAGGCGAACGAGCCATACGGACTCGCCAAGCTCACAGGCCTCATCGGGGTCGAGTACGCCGCACGCCAGACCGGAGGTGTGTATCGCGCGATCCTGCCCTCGAACCTCTACGGGCCGGGCGACTCCTTCGGTCCGAACCGCGCGCACCTCATCGCGTCCACGCTGCTGAAGACGCACCTCGCCAAGCGGGCGGGGGAGCCCACGGTGGAGGTGTGGGGCGACGGGACCGCCCGTCGCGAGTTCACGTACGCACCCGATCTCGCCGAGTGGATCGTGCGAGAGGCGAATGCGATCGGCGCATGGCCCCCGCTCATGAACGTCGGCGACGGCGAAGATCACAGCATCCGCGAATACTACGAGGTCGCGGCCGAGGTCGTCGGCTACTCGGGCGGGCTGAGTTTCGACCCCACCAAGCCGAGCGGCGTGCCTCGCCGGCTTATCGACTCCTCCCTGGCGCGCGCGCAAGGCTGGTCGGCGCACACCACCCTGCGTGACGGGATGGCCCAGTGCTACCGCGCTTTCCTCGAAACATTCGCGAACGGAGCCGCCTCATGA
- the gmd gene encoding GDP-mannose 4,6-dehydratase — translation MTTDAHVRRALITGITGQDGSYLAELLLSKGYEVHGLIRRSSSFNTERIDHIYQPAQAPDHRLFLHFADLSDGSRLVTLLNEIQPSEVYNLAAQSHVRVSFDEPEYTGDVTGLGTIRLLEAIRAAKIETRFYQASSSEMFGATPPPQNEHTPFYPRSPYGVAKVYSYWTTRNYREAYGLFAVNGILFNHESPRRGGTFVTRKITRAVARIKAGLQSELYLGNLEAVRDWGYAPEYVEGMWRMLQHDEPTDYVLATNTAYSVRDFLQFAFEHVDLDWEKYVRFDERYLRPTEVDALIGDYSRAKDLLGWEPKVHTPRLAQIMVDADIAALEVEGRRYIDQVQS, via the coding sequence ATGACGACAGACGCGCACGTTCGACGCGCCCTCATCACCGGCATCACCGGTCAGGATGGCAGCTACCTCGCCGAACTCCTCCTCTCAAAGGGCTACGAGGTCCACGGTCTTATCCGACGTTCATCGTCGTTCAACACCGAGCGGATCGACCACATCTACCAGCCGGCGCAGGCCCCGGACCACCGGCTGTTCCTGCACTTCGCCGACCTTTCCGACGGCTCGCGCTTGGTGACCCTGCTCAACGAGATCCAGCCAAGCGAGGTCTACAACCTCGCCGCGCAGTCGCACGTGCGCGTCAGCTTCGACGAGCCCGAGTACACCGGCGACGTCACGGGCCTCGGCACGATCCGCCTCCTCGAGGCGATCCGCGCCGCGAAGATAGAGACCCGGTTCTATCAGGCGTCGAGCTCCGAGATGTTCGGCGCGACGCCGCCCCCGCAGAACGAACACACCCCGTTCTACCCGCGATCGCCGTACGGCGTCGCGAAGGTGTACTCGTACTGGACCACACGCAATTACCGCGAGGCGTACGGCCTCTTCGCCGTGAACGGGATTCTCTTCAACCACGAGTCCCCCCGACGCGGCGGCACGTTCGTGACCCGCAAGATCACGCGCGCCGTCGCCCGCATCAAGGCGGGCCTCCAGTCCGAGTTGTACCTCGGCAACCTCGAGGCGGTGCGCGACTGGGGCTACGCCCCCGAGTATGTCGAGGGCATGTGGCGGATGCTCCAGCACGACGAGCCAACGGACTACGTCCTCGCTACGAACACCGCGTACTCGGTGCGCGACTTCCTCCAGTTCGCGTTCGAGCACGTCGACCTCGATTGGGAGAAGTACGTGCGCTTCGACGAGCGGTACCTGCGGCCGACGGAGGTGGACGCGCTGATCGGCGACTACAGCCGTGCCAAGGATCTGCTCGGCTGGGAGCCCAAGGTGCACACGCCGCGACTCGCGCAGATCATGGTCGACGCCGACATCGCCGCACTCGAGGTCGAGGGTCGCCGTTACATCGACCAGGTGCAGAGCTGA
- a CDS encoding DUF2304 domain-containing protein has protein sequence MIVPIGIGFALAVLVVILVLLLRRKLREKYAVLWLVIGLATLLLAIFPGMLVWLAQLLGVQVASNLLFAMSLALLIGVTLHLSWELSTSEEEVRRVAEDVAILRAEVDALTADRASQASADGPSSTRSATDEGSAGPDDHDRAD, from the coding sequence ATGATCGTCCCGATCGGGATCGGGTTCGCCCTCGCTGTCCTCGTCGTCATCCTCGTCCTCCTGCTGCGGCGCAAGCTGCGCGAGAAGTACGCCGTTCTGTGGCTCGTGATCGGGCTCGCGACGCTGCTGCTTGCGATCTTCCCCGGGATGCTCGTGTGGCTGGCGCAGCTCCTCGGCGTGCAGGTGGCGTCCAACCTGCTCTTCGCGATGTCTCTCGCGCTGCTCATCGGCGTGACCCTCCACTTGTCGTGGGAGCTGTCCACCTCCGAGGAAGAGGTGCGCCGGGTCGCCGAAGACGTCGCAATCCTGCGCGCCGAGGTCGATGCGCTGACTGCCGATCGCGCGTCGCAGGCCAGCGCCGACGGACCGTCGTCGACACGGTCCGCGACCGATGAGGGCTCCGCAGGACCGGACGACCATGACCGCGCCGACTGA
- a CDS encoding glycosyltransferase family 2 protein produces MTSAHDRVLVIVPAWNEERNVGRTVAEIIAADPAYDVIVIDDGSADATAAVARAAGATVVPLSFNLGVGGAMKTGFTYAKRHGYRRAIQVDADGQHNPADIARVLGGLEEADIAIGARFADVGDYTVRGPRRWAMVFLAAVVSRVAKRRLTDVTSGFRAANARAIDQYVRYYPAEYLGDTLDSLVEAIHAGLKVTQVPVAMRPRLHGRPSQNPIGATVYLLRSVFALTLALMRGILRRRPSA; encoded by the coding sequence ATGACGTCAGCACACGACCGCGTGCTCGTCATCGTCCCCGCGTGGAATGAAGAGCGCAACGTGGGTCGGACCGTCGCCGAGATCATCGCCGCAGACCCGGCCTACGACGTCATCGTCATCGACGACGGGTCGGCGGATGCCACGGCCGCGGTCGCCCGCGCGGCGGGTGCGACCGTCGTGCCCCTGTCGTTCAACCTCGGCGTCGGCGGCGCGATGAAGACGGGCTTCACTTACGCGAAGCGCCACGGGTACCGCCGTGCGATCCAGGTCGACGCCGACGGACAGCACAACCCTGCCGACATCGCCCGCGTCCTCGGAGGACTCGAGGAGGCCGACATCGCCATCGGCGCGCGATTCGCCGACGTCGGCGACTACACCGTGCGCGGACCGCGACGCTGGGCGATGGTGTTCCTGGCCGCGGTCGTCTCGCGCGTCGCCAAGAGGCGACTGACGGACGTCACGAGCGGATTCCGCGCCGCCAACGCGCGCGCGATCGACCAGTACGTGCGGTACTACCCGGCCGAGTATCTGGGCGACACCCTCGACTCGCTCGTCGAGGCCATCCACGCGGGCCTCAAGGTCACGCAGGTGCCCGTCGCGATGCGCCCGCGTCTGCACGGCCGCCCGAGCCAGAATCCGATCGGTGCAACGGTCTACCTGCTGCGGTCGGTGTTCGCGCTCACACTCGCGCTCATGCGCGGGATCCTGCGAAGGAGGCCGTCCGCATGA
- the glf gene encoding UDP-galactopyranose mutase: protein MDLLIVGSGFFGLTIAERAAASGRKVTVIDRRPHIGGNAYSEDDATTGIEVHKYGAHLFHTSNPSVWEYVNRFTTFTNYVHRVYTNHKGVVFPLPINLGTINQFFRAAYTPDEARALVHEQAGEFDAKEAANLEEKGIALIGRPLYEAFIRDYTAKQWQTDPKDLPAEVISRLPVRYNYDNRYFNDTWEGLPTDGYTAWLERMADHPNIEVQLDTDFFDESQPLNKKATVGQVQIVYTGPVDRYFDYAEGALSWRTLDFEREVLDVGDFQGTSVMNYADADVPYTRIHEFKHFHPERADRYPGDKTVIMREFSRFASRDDEPYYPVNTPEDRAGLLAYRELAKGEKDVLFGGRLGTYQYLDMHMAIGSALSMWNNQLA, encoded by the coding sequence ATGGATCTCCTCATCGTCGGCTCCGGCTTCTTCGGCCTCACGATCGCAGAGCGGGCCGCGGCATCCGGTCGCAAGGTCACCGTCATCGATCGCCGCCCGCACATCGGCGGCAACGCGTACAGCGAGGACGACGCGACCACCGGCATCGAGGTGCACAAGTACGGTGCGCACCTGTTCCACACGTCGAACCCGAGCGTGTGGGAGTACGTCAACCGCTTCACGACGTTCACGAACTACGTCCACCGCGTGTACACGAACCACAAGGGCGTCGTGTTTCCGCTGCCGATCAACCTCGGCACGATCAACCAGTTCTTCCGGGCCGCGTACACCCCCGACGAGGCGCGCGCGCTCGTCCACGAGCAGGCGGGGGAGTTCGACGCGAAGGAGGCGGCGAACCTCGAGGAGAAGGGCATCGCGCTCATCGGTCGTCCGCTCTACGAGGCGTTCATCCGCGACTACACCGCGAAGCAGTGGCAGACCGACCCGAAGGACCTCCCGGCCGAGGTCATCAGCCGCCTGCCGGTGCGCTACAACTACGACAACCGGTACTTCAACGACACGTGGGAGGGCCTGCCGACCGACGGCTACACCGCGTGGCTCGAGCGCATGGCCGACCATCCGAACATCGAGGTGCAGCTCGACACCGACTTCTTCGACGAGTCGCAGCCCCTCAACAAGAAGGCGACGGTGGGGCAGGTGCAGATCGTGTACACAGGCCCGGTCGACCGCTACTTCGACTACGCCGAGGGCGCGCTGTCGTGGCGCACGCTCGACTTCGAGCGTGAAGTGCTCGACGTCGGCGACTTCCAGGGCACATCGGTCATGAACTACGCCGATGCGGATGTCCCGTACACGCGCATCCACGAGTTCAAGCACTTCCACCCCGAGCGCGCCGACCGGTACCCGGGCGACAAGACCGTCATCATGCGCGAGTTCTCGCGCTTCGCGTCGCGCGACGACGAGCCGTACTACCCGGTGAACACCCCCGAGGACCGCGCGGGCCTGCTCGCGTACCGCGAGCTCGCGAAGGGTGAGAAGGACGTGCTCTTCGGCGGTCGGCTCGGAACGTACCAGTACCTGGACATGCACATGGCGATCGGCTCGGCGCTGTCGATGTGGAACAACCAGCTCGCGTGA